Below is a window of Undibacterium sp. YM2 DNA.
GCACTGGCCGTGCTGGCAGGGCATAGCTTTGCCTTGCTGACACAGCCAGAGCCCTGGGGTGCGCTGACGGGCATGACGCCAGGTTCTATCGCGGTAGATGTATTTTTCATCGTCAGTGGCATGCTGGTGACGGGCAGTCTGATGAACAAGCAAAGTGTGATTGACTATGTCTGCGCGCGGGCATTGCGCATCTTTCCAGCACTGATATGCATGTTGCTACTGACGGTATTTGTACTTGGGCCTTACTTCACCAGCTTGCCTCTGACAGAGTATTTTTCTGCTGCCGGGACATGGCAATATCTGCTCAAGTGCGCAAGCCTCTTGTCTGGCGTGAGCTATGTCTTGCCCGGTGTCTTTCCACAGAATCCCTATCCAAATGCAGTCAATGGTTCACTCTGGACCATGCCTTATGAAATCAAGATGTATCTGCTGTTGCTGGTGTTCTGGTGTGGGCTGGTACTGCTGAAGAATAGGCGCCTGCAGATATTGAAGTATCTGATCATTGCCATTAGTTTACTGGCAGCCTTACTGGTTTTTGCGCGCCACTTTTATTTGCAAGATGATAGCCAGTTCACCCGTTTGCTATTCATGTTTTTCTCTGGTGCCAGCCTGTTCATGCTGAAAGAAAAACTGCTGCTGACCCGGCGCGTCTTTTATCCTTTGCTGTTACTGCTGCTGGCAGCAGCGTTCATCAGCAAACCGGTATTCTTTAGCTTGTATCACCTGTCCATTGCCTATCTGGTAGTCAGCATTGCTTACCTGCCTGCAGGATGGTTAAGGCGCTATAACAGCGTGGGGGATTATTCATACGGTGTGTATATTTACGCCTTTCCCGTGCAGCAGGCAGTTGCCGCCTTGTTTCCCGGCATTGCGGTGTGGGGTATGGTGATGGCTTCAGGTTTTGTGACTATCTTGCTGGCGGTATTTTCATGGCACAAGATAGAAAAACCAGCCATGGCTTTGAAGCCAGTAGCAGTTTCACGGCTGCGTAATTTTTTACTGTTTAAGACGGGAATTCAGTCTCGTTAATTCAATCAGCTGATTGAGATACATGGGCGGACCGACAAGCGGCTTCTGCCCAGTGTAGTGGTGGAGGAAGTTTGCTGGCACTGAACTCCAGATGCAATACCCGACGTTGAGTAGCGAATCTTGCCTTGTCGGATGCATGGAGTAACAAGGGCTTCATCAATAACATATCGCCCGCGCGCATAGCGCAAGTCTCGTGCATGGCAGTCTGGCTAATGTCCAGGACCTGGCTCTCGCTAAGTTTGCCAGATTGATGGCTGCCAGCGATGACTTTCAGTGCAGCGTTCTCAGCACCAGCATCATCGAGGGCAATGCGGCATGTCAGCATTGCTTCCAGCACTGCCGCTGGAGGTTCAACGTAATGCACATCTTTCTTGTAAGTCCATTTGCTGTAACCAGCCAGTTCAGTTTTTTGGTTAACACAAATCGTCATATCCTGATGCCAGGACACTAGCCAATTATGATCAGCATTTTTATTGAAAAAGATGCTGCGCACTGCCTGGGCACCTGCCATATCTGCAGCGTCTAATAGCACATGCAGTTTGTCCCAGTTTAATGCGCGATGTATGGACGGATAATTTTGCAGTACCTGACGCACACCATATTGATCAGAAATGGGCTGGCAAGCTTGCCGCAATCGCTGCAATTCAGACTCATCCAGAAAGCCCGGCAAGATGACAAAACCCTGGCGGGCCAGGATTTTTGCGATGCTTGAATCAATGTGATGCATTAAGCCTGCAAGACTTTTTTCAGCCACAGGCTGATGTCATCCACTTCTTCAGGGCAGACGGAATGCGGCATCATGTATTCATGCCATTCCACCTGATAGCCCAGTTCTTTCAACAGATCGCGCGATTGTTCAGCACGCTGTATCTGGATGACGTTATCGCCACGGCCATGGGCCTGGAAGATGGGCGTATTTTGGTTCGCCGCATGGCGCTCTTCTGTAATCACGTCACGTAAGGGCACATAGCCAGACAGGCACAGCAAGCCAGCCAGTTTTTCGTGATAACGCAGGCCAGTCTGCAAAGTCATCGCGCAACCTTGTGAAAAGCCTGCCAGGATGATGCGCTCAGTCGGTATGCCGCGCGCGTTCTCGCGGGCGATCAATTGCTCTATGCGTTTTTGTGACAGGCGCAAGCCAGCTTCATCTTCACGCTTGGCGATATCGGTACCGAGGATGTCGTACCAGGAACGCATGACATAACCACCGTTGATGGTAACGGGCATGGTCGGCGCATTCGGGAAGACGAAGCGTATGCCAGGGTTGCCACGTAAATCCAGCTCTCTGACGATGGGGACAAAATCATTCGCATCTGCACCCAGGCCGTGCATCCAGATGATGGCAACAGTGGGGTTGGGTGCACTTTCCAGTTCTACGGTTTCTAAAATATCTTGTGTCATGATGATTTTCGGGAAGATGAAAAATAAGCAGCCAGTTTGACCGACAGCAACAGCAGGCCACAGGGTAGCCAGACGGTCAGTAGTTCAGATTGTATTACACGCCAGCCACGCGCTGTCAGAAAGCGATTTACGCCTATCGGTGATACCTCGATGAATGGCACGGGGAAGAAATAACGTTGTTCAGTCCGCGGCCAAAAAAATTCCACACCCAGTCCACCGGTAGTCAGTGCATCCAGCAGCCCATGTGAAATGGTGGCGAAGGCGATAAACAGCCAGCAAACCAGGGCAGAACTACGCAAGCGTGTATGAAATATACTGGTCAGGCTGGCGACCAGCATGGCAAATACAATGGAGTGGCTAAAGCCGCGGTGACCAAAGGCCGATTCATAAGCAATGCCAAGCTTGAAGGCAATGACATCAAGGTCAGGCAAGATCGCGGCCAGCATTCCCGTTAGCACGAGAGGCCAGGGCAGGCGTTTTTGCCCCAAGATTAGGCCCAAAGTCAGCGGTACTACAGGATGCGTGAGGATGGTTGCCATCGTTGTCGATGTTTGCTGTTCAGGCAGAGGCAGATGGAGTCTTGGCGCGTATCGCGTTTTTAGGGCGGAAAGCCTTGCAGATGCTGTCATCCGTCTCTATGTACGGGCCACCTATCAAGTCTATGCAATAGGGTACTGCCGCAAAAATACCGGCAACGATTTGCTTGCCTTCTCCATCCTTCAGGCCTTCCAGCGTTTCCTTGATGGATTTGGGCTGGCCTGGCAAGTTCAAAATCAGGGCCGCATGATCCGGTGTTTCGCGTATTACAGCTACCTGGCGTGACAGGATGGCTGTCGGCACAAATTGCAGGCTGATCTGGCGCATTTGCTCACCAAAGCCTGGCATTTCCTTGGTGGCGACTGCCAGTGTCGCTTCTGGTGTGACATCTCGCCTCGACGGACCTGTACCACCAGTGGTAATGACAAGATGGCATTGTTCTTCATCTACCAGGGCAATCAAAGCCTGTTCTATGGAAGCACGTTCATCCGGGATCAGGCGTGTGACCATCTCCCATGGGCTGCTGAGCGCTTTGCCAAACCATTCCTGCAAGGCAGGCAGGCCCTGGTCCTGGTAAATGCCGGCAGAGGCGCGGTCTGAGATTGATACCAGGCCTATTTTGAGTTTTTCGCCATCTGCTACCGTCATTTGTCCAGACTCACTTGTCATCAAACTCATCGTTCTCTTCATCCAGGTCCGCGTCATCCGCTTCGTCAGCGTTGGCAGCAACTTTGGATTTTTGCAAATCTTTCAATATCTGGAAGATTTCACGGTAAGCTTTCGGCGGCTTGTTTTCAGCCTGCTCTTTACGGGCATTGCGTATCATGGTGCGCAATTGCTGTACGTCGAGCTGAGGGTGTTCAGCCATCAACTCTGTCAGGGCATTGTCATCTGCCAGCAATTTGTCGCGGCGACGCTCCAGCGCATGCATGGCGGCAGTTTCGGCTTTTGAAGAGCCTTTCCAACTGTCTATGGTTTTCTGGATAATGGCAATTTCTTCTTCATCCAGGGTACGCATTTTCTTGCCTACATACTGCATCTGGCGACGGCGGCCTTCATGATCCTTGATTTGCTGGCATTCAAGAATGGCATCGCGTACGTCTTCTGGCATGGGTACGCGTTTGACGCGTTCACGGGCTTGTTTGACCAATTCTTGCCCCAATTTTTGCAGGGCGGTCATTTCGCGCTTTAATTGTGACTTGGAAGGACGCTCGTATTCTGGTTCGAACTCACTGGACTGGTAGCCACATGAGCCACGATTTGGATTTGGCATAATTCTGCGCCTTTACTATTAACTTAATGAAACGACTGCTATGATACCCTTTTTAGCTTAAGATTACCTAAAATCAAGCCTGGATTGCACCTCAGACGGTGTGAATTAAGGTAAATGATTAGGATATTTCCATCCAGTTTTTTAGTTCAGACTCACACCGACCCAGATAGAACCCCATCCATGAGCAAACCAGTTTTCACCCATACCCAGGACCAGTTAAAGCAAATTGCGCAGGATATGTTGCGTTTCGCCCGCGAAAAAGGTGCGTCGGACGCAGCAGTTGAGATCAGTGAAGGCGGTGGCCTGTCGATCAGTGTACGCAAGGGCAAG
It encodes the following:
- a CDS encoding acyltransferase produces the protein MRLSECIGSRDNNLNLLRIVAALAVLAGHSFALLTQPEPWGALTGMTPGSIAVDVFFIVSGMLVTGSLMNKQSVIDYVCARALRIFPALICMLLLTVFVLGPYFTSLPLTEYFSAAGTWQYLLKCASLLSGVSYVLPGVFPQNPYPNAVNGSLWTMPYEIKMYLLLLVFWCGLVLLKNRRLQILKYLIIAISLLAALLVFARHFYLQDDSQFTRLLFMFFSGASLFMLKEKLLLTRRVFYPLLLLLLAAAFISKPVFFSLYHLSIAYLVVSIAYLPAGWLRRYNSVGDYSYGVYIYAFPVQQAVAALFPGIAVWGMVMASGFVTILLAVFSWHKIEKPAMALKPVAVSRLRNFLLFKTGIQSR
- a CDS encoding phytanoyl-CoA dioxygenase family protein → MHHIDSSIAKILARQGFVILPGFLDESELQRLRQACQPISDQYGVRQVLQNYPSIHRALNWDKLHVLLDAADMAGAQAVRSIFFNKNADHNWLVSWHQDMTICVNQKTELAGYSKWTYKKDVHYVEPPAAVLEAMLTCRIALDDAGAENAALKVIAGSHQSGKLSESQVLDISQTAMHETCAMRAGDMLLMKPLLLHASDKARFATQRRVLHLEFSASKLPPPLHWAEAACRSAHVSQSAD
- a CDS encoding alpha/beta hydrolase, with translation MTQDILETVELESAPNPTVAIIWMHGLGADANDFVPIVRELDLRGNPGIRFVFPNAPTMPVTINGGYVMRSWYDILGTDIAKREDEAGLRLSQKRIEQLIARENARGIPTERIILAGFSQGCAMTLQTGLRYHEKLAGLLCLSGYVPLRDVITEERHAANQNTPIFQAHGRGDNVIQIQRAEQSRDLLKELGYQVEWHEYMMPHSVCPEEVDDISLWLKKVLQA
- a CDS encoding metal-dependent hydrolase, whose product is MATILTHPVVPLTLGLILGQKRLPWPLVLTGMLAAILPDLDVIAFKLGIAYESAFGHRGFSHSIVFAMLVASLTSIFHTRLRSSALVCWLFIAFATISHGLLDALTTGGLGVEFFWPRTEQRYFFPVPFIEVSPIGVNRFLTARGWRVIQSELLTVWLPCGLLLLSVKLAAYFSSSRKSS
- the mog gene encoding molybdopterin adenylyltransferase encodes the protein MSLMTSESGQMTVADGEKLKIGLVSISDRASAGIYQDQGLPALQEWFGKALSSPWEMVTRLIPDERASIEQALIALVDEEQCHLVITTGGTGPSRRDVTPEATLAVATKEMPGFGEQMRQISLQFVPTAILSRQVAVIRETPDHAALILNLPGQPKSIKETLEGLKDGEGKQIVAGIFAAVPYCIDLIGGPYIETDDSICKAFRPKNAIRAKTPSASA
- the yjgA gene encoding ribosome biogenesis factor YjgA, which translates into the protein MPNPNRGSCGYQSSEFEPEYERPSKSQLKREMTALQKLGQELVKQARERVKRVPMPEDVRDAILECQQIKDHEGRRRQMQYVGKKMRTLDEEEIAIIQKTIDSWKGSSKAETAAMHALERRRDKLLADDNALTELMAEHPQLDVQQLRTMIRNARKEQAENKPPKAYREIFQILKDLQKSKVAANADEADDADLDEENDEFDDK